In the Cheilinus undulatus linkage group 19, ASM1832078v1, whole genome shotgun sequence genome, one interval contains:
- the fastkd3 gene encoding FAST kinase domain-containing protein 3, mitochondrial has translation MALKLIKRLPVLGKFGCRYPPVGPISRAARPLCVACLYTSAGGCVWTQGCWKFQQDCGRRSLTTTIIKEPFFVASSSVGLHRDSGPRFRLTQLHRPTDAEEEAFQQRLGTCSSTRQVFSLLRSVEIMSDTMAAAALHRIADLEQDGNSLKDPSVLENDTIRALCFQLEQDSRRLTDAGVVSALLACTRLFLDPWSTLMVRLVSESQERLDRGEMKVGQLCTLGQAMWAMEGPGCVMLEQVMEQIQKEKPAQWSLADLLAVYRFLQGGVAEDGKYRDLLNAMHTHAMTVTSRMDPGSVSGLLRALVTLNQTQAMPLVINLCKQAVRHVPHFTDEELTVVLDALMHFGHSDHYFVEAMERYVPSMVFSSNPETVTKVGQFFSWRNILSPIVFDAIAESFVYRADDYSTSQVARQIRALGKLGYLSPNAGDVFRKVEKILHSRFSHFQPRMLLNLLHSCILVERFPVNFVSKVFSSYFLQQLQDQGTGMDRFVLAQLTQLYMTLKLECPFYEGPRLLPKYHVKSFLTPGRSLETPVDTQLYNAVKTGLVYLLGARSYFGSKVLTPYCYTLDVEIKLDEEGYVLPASQSDDVYKRIAICIDGQTRFTKNKRQLLGKEAIKQRHLRLLGYEVVQIPYYEFEALSNKSRIVDYLHQKIFPHTYRLSW, from the exons ATGGCTCTGAAGCTGATCAAGAGATTACCGGTGCTCGGGAAGTTTGGGTGTCGTTACCCTCCTGTTGGACCCATCAGCAGGGCGGCTCGACCTTTATGTGTAGCCTGCTTGTACACCTCAGCAGGAGGCTGCGTCTGGACACAAGGCTGCTGGAAATTCCAGCAGGACTGTGGGAGAAGGAGCCTGACCACGACCATCATTAAGGAGCCGTTCTTCGTGGCTTCCAGCTCCGTTGGACTCCACAGAGACTCTGGGCCTCGGTTCCGTCTGACCCAGCTGCACAGACCCACGGATGCTGAGGAGGAGGCTTTCCAGCAGCGTCTAGGGACCTGCTCCTCAACCAGGCAGGTGTTCTCACTGCTGCGATCAGTAGAGATCATGTCTGACACCATGGCTGCAGCAGCACTTCACCGCATCGCAGACCTGGAGCAGGATGGAAACTCTCTGAAGGATCCTTCAGTGCTCGAGAATGACACCATCAGAGCTCTTTGCTTTCAGCTGGAGCAGGACTCTCGGCGGCTGACGGATGCTGGTGTGGTGTCAGCTCTACTGGCGTGCACACGCCTTTTCTTGGATCCTTGGAGCACGCTGATGGTTCGGCTGGTGTCTGAGAGCCAGGAGAGGTTAGACAGAGGGGAGATGAAAGTAGGGCAGCTGTGTACTCTGGGCCAAGCAATGTGGGCTATGGAGGGGCCTGGCTGTGTAATGCTTGAGCAAGTGATGGAGCAAATCCAGAAGGAGAAACCAGCCCAGTGGAGTCTAGCAGATCTCCTTGCTGTGTATAGATTTTTACAAGGTGGCGTggctgaagatggaaaatacAGGGACTTGTTAAACGCGATGCACACTCATGCTATGACTGTCACCTCCCGCATGGATCCTGGTTCTGTCAGCGGGCTGCTCAGAGCTCTTGTGACCTTGAACCAGACTCAGGCCATGCCTCTTGTTATCAACCTTTGCAAGCAGGCAGTGCGGCATGTGCCTCACTTCACTGATGAGGAGCTCACTGTTGTTCTTGATGCTCTTATGCACTTTGGTCACAGTGATCATTACTTTGTGGAGGCAATGGAGAGGTATGTGCCCTCGATGGTCTTCAGCTCCAACCCAGAGACTGTAACCAAAGTGGGTCAGTTCTTCAGCTGGAGGAACATCCTCTCCCCGATAGTGTTTGACGCTATTGCAGAGAGTTTCGTCTACCGGGCAGACGACTACAGCACTAGCCAGGTGGCAAGGCAGATCAGGGCTCTGGGGAAGCTTGGCTACCTTTCACCCAATGCTGGCGATGTATTCAGGAAAGTGGAGAAGATCTTACACTCACGCTTTTCACACTTTCAGCCTCGGATGCTGCTCAACCTGCTGCACTCCTGCATCTTGGTGGAGAGGTTTCCTGTGAACTTTGTCTCCAAAGTTTTCAGCAGCTACTTCCTCCAGCAACTGCAAG ATCAGGGCACAGGAATGGACCGATTTGTCCTGGCACAGCTGACTCAGCTCTACATGACCTTGAAGCTGGAGTGTCCTTTCTATGAG GGTCCCAGACTCCTCCCCAAGTACCATGTCAAGTCTTTCCTCACACCTGGACGGTCTCTGGAGACCCCAGTGGACACACAGCTGTACAATGCTGTGAAAACTGGACTGGTGTATTTGCTCGGAGCTCGTTCATACTTTGGATCTAAAGTTCTGACGCCGTACTGCTACACGCTCG ATGTGGAGATAAAACTGGATGAAGAGGGATATGTGCTACCTGCCAGTCAGAGTGATGATGTTTACAAAAG GATTGCTATTTGTATCGATGGACAAACGCGATTCACAAAAAACAAGAGGCAGTTACTCGGAAAAGAGGCCATCAAGCAGCGTCACCTGAGGCTTCTGGGATATGAAGTTGTTCAG ATTCCTTACTATGAATTTGAAGCATTGTCAAACAAAAGCCGCATTGTGGATTATCTGCATCAGAAAATCTTCCCTCACACCTACAGGCTGAGCTGGTGA
- the myl12.1 gene encoding myosin, light chain 12, genome duplicate 1, translating to MSSKKAKSRTTKKRPQRATSNVFAMFDQSQIQEFKEAFNMIDQNRDGFVDKEDLHDMLASLGKNPTDEYLEAMMTEAPGPINFTMFLTMFGEKLNGTDPEDVIRNAFACFDEDGTGFIQEDYLRELLTTMGDRFTDEEVDELFREAPIDKKSNFNYVEFTRILKHGAKEKDD from the exons atgtcGAGCAAAAAGGCTAAGTCGAGGACCACAAAGAAGCGCCCTCAGCGCGCCACCTCCAATGTCTTCGCCATGTTTGACCAGTCTCAGATTCAAGAGTTCAAGGAGGCTTTTAACATGATTGACCAGAACCGTGATGGGTTTGTGGACAAAGAGGACCTTCACGATATGCTGGCCTCACTGG GGAAAAATCCAACGGATGAATACCTGGAGGCCATGATGACTGAAGCACCTGGACCCATCAACTTCACCATGTTCCTCACCATGTTTGGAGAGAAGCTCAATGGAACAGACCCTGAGGATGTCATCCGAAATGCATTTGCATGCTTTGATGAGGATGGGACAG GTTTCATCCAAGAGGATTACCTCAGGGAGCTGCTTACAACAATGGGCGACCGGTTTACAGACGAGGAAGTGGATGAACTCTTCAGGGAAGCCCCAATCGACAAGAAGAGCAACTTCAACTACGTGGAATTCACACGCATCCTGAAGCATGGTGCCAAGGAAAAAGACGATTAA